One Acutalibacter muris DNA window includes the following coding sequences:
- the nifU gene encoding Fe-S cluster assembly scaffold protein NifU, with protein MAYSEKVMDHFANPRNVGEMKDFSGVGEVGNPKCGDIMRMYIKVEGDTITDVSFMTFGCGAAIATSSMATELIKGKPISEALKLTNKAVMEALDGLPPVKVHCSVLAEQAIKAAVSDYYKRQGIDPAPIVGDVPECEECGCSI; from the coding sequence ATGGCATACAGTGAAAAGGTAATGGACCACTTCGCGAACCCCCGCAACGTGGGCGAGATGAAGGACTTCAGCGGCGTTGGCGAGGTGGGCAACCCCAAGTGCGGCGACATCATGCGTATGTACATCAAGGTGGAGGGCGACACCATCACCGACGTGAGCTTTATGACCTTCGGCTGCGGCGCGGCTATAGCTACCAGCAGCATGGCTACCGAGCTTATCAAGGGCAAGCCCATCAGCGAAGCCCTGAAGCTTACCAACAAGGCTGTTATGGAGGCCCTGGACGGGCTCCCGCCTGTAAAGGTGCACTGCTCGGTTCTGGCTGAGCAGGCTATAAAGGCGGCGGTTTCTGATTACTACAAGCGCCAGGGCATCGACCCCGCGCCTATTGTGGGGGATGTTCCCGAGTGCGAGGAGTGCGGGTGTTCTATCTGA
- a CDS encoding AAA family ATPase produces MKPLRLLIQAFGPYLERTELDFTGFGPGGIFLISGPTGGGKTSLLDAMCFALYCRATGEGRDFAGMRCMSAPPELDTLIEFDFTLGDSVYRFCRRQYTYTKRSRETELRETHECFLLDGDGRPELLAGGSALSVTHKAEELLHLNYRQFRQVIVLPQGDFLKLLRAGSREKGEILRTLFSAEVWERLREQFREREKFLENEARDAENLRDTLLRQEGAQDTESLEQSVAELEKELSELITRLDQNGKKLSETETRLKAAGELLRLDRAAKEAEARLSETSARAETLEKSAHKTDHMLKEAAELQEKSTAAARERERLNGSLSQLTAALDASDKAKLARREQNNLKKELETAQKEQEDITKRLEQGAEYEGRCREANLRLPELLERRQALEGQCAALEELARRRAALTEAEKALKETEAQAERRRVEWETLSLRLKEQEALLRSSAALELAGTLEEARPCPVCGSVHHPAPARNPVRSALSPRELDVLRAGEKGAREALSEAQGLVKARADSLKTARESLSRQEELCKDGPAPEKAAALLAEVTARAAEARKLAAQLQKAGSRLEELRARREAIEQERAQKMSRLSALNARAGELERQAEGALSRLESADPRALERAIKEQETLADSLAKKAVSLRETAGLRAQELAGAREALRLAKEAGAAAKAGLAGFRAEHPDPLDLPALTKAAKDLREESQRSSQAIGETRSALRSRRAALGSIRELDQKISGLSARFSRVSRLSRALSGSNPMKTPILQYVLSVTLDEVLVSANRFFQRLCRGRYALQLADCPRGGGAMGGLDLEVLDGASMLPRSIETLSGGEQFLASLSLAFGLSEVVQSHSGAVGLDSIFIDEGFGSLDSETLDAAMKALALLQSGGRMIGVISHVQELQSRITNRLQVTQTPEGHARAKVIIP; encoded by the coding sequence ATGAAGCCCCTGCGTCTGCTAATCCAAGCCTTCGGGCCCTATCTTGAGAGGACGGAGCTGGATTTCACCGGCTTCGGTCCCGGGGGCATCTTCCTTATCTCCGGCCCCACCGGCGGCGGGAAGACCTCTCTTCTCGACGCCATGTGCTTTGCCCTGTACTGCCGTGCCACCGGCGAGGGCCGGGACTTTGCCGGTATGCGCTGCATGAGCGCGCCCCCGGAGCTGGACACCCTTATAGAGTTCGACTTCACCCTGGGGGACAGCGTCTACCGCTTCTGCCGCCGCCAGTACACATACACAAAGCGCTCCAGGGAGACGGAGCTTAGAGAAACCCACGAGTGCTTCTTATTGGACGGCGACGGCCGGCCGGAGCTCCTGGCCGGGGGCAGCGCCCTGTCCGTAACCCATAAGGCCGAGGAGCTTTTACACCTCAACTACCGGCAGTTCCGTCAGGTGATAGTCCTGCCCCAGGGGGACTTTCTAAAGCTCCTGCGGGCGGGCAGCCGGGAGAAGGGGGAGATACTGCGCACACTGTTCTCCGCCGAGGTCTGGGAGCGGCTGCGGGAGCAGTTCCGAGAGCGGGAAAAGTTCCTGGAAAATGAAGCCCGAGACGCGGAAAACCTGCGGGATACCCTTCTGCGCCAGGAGGGCGCACAGGACACGGAAAGCCTTGAGCAGTCGGTGGCGGAGCTGGAAAAGGAGCTCTCCGAGCTTATCACCCGGCTGGACCAAAACGGCAAAAAGCTCTCAGAGACCGAGACCCGGCTGAAAGCCGCCGGGGAGCTCCTGCGCCTGGACCGGGCGGCAAAGGAGGCCGAAGCGCGGCTCTCCGAGACCTCAGCCCGGGCGGAGACCTTGGAGAAGTCCGCCCACAAAACCGACCATATGCTCAAAGAGGCCGCAGAGCTCCAGGAGAAGTCCACCGCCGCCGCCCGGGAGCGGGAGCGCCTTAACGGGTCGCTCTCCCAGCTCACCGCCGCCCTGGACGCTTCGGACAAGGCAAAGCTGGCCCGGAGGGAGCAAAATAACCTGAAAAAGGAACTGGAAACCGCCCAAAAGGAGCAGGAGGACATTACAAAACGCCTGGAGCAGGGGGCGGAGTACGAGGGCCGCTGCCGGGAGGCCAACCTGCGTCTGCCGGAGCTTTTGGAGCGGCGGCAGGCCCTTGAGGGCCAGTGCGCCGCCCTGGAGGAGCTTGCCCGCCGCCGCGCCGCGCTTACAGAAGCGGAGAAGGCCCTAAAGGAAACCGAAGCCCAGGCGGAACGGCGGCGGGTGGAGTGGGAGACCCTTTCCCTGCGCTTAAAGGAGCAAGAAGCCCTTCTAAGGAGCAGCGCCGCCCTGGAGCTTGCCGGTACTCTTGAGGAGGCCCGGCCCTGCCCGGTCTGCGGCTCCGTGCACCACCCCGCCCCCGCCAGAAACCCGGTGCGCAGCGCCCTGTCCCCCCGGGAGTTAGACGTTCTGCGCGCTGGCGAGAAGGGGGCCCGTGAAGCTCTAAGCGAAGCCCAGGGCCTTGTAAAGGCCAGAGCCGACAGCTTAAAGACAGCCCGGGAATCCCTGTCCCGGCAGGAGGAGCTCTGCAAAGACGGCCCCGCCCCGGAGAAGGCCGCCGCGCTGCTGGCCGAAGTAACCGCCAGGGCCGCCGAGGCCCGGAAGCTGGCGGCCCAGCTGCAAAAGGCCGGCAGCCGCCTTGAGGAGCTTCGGGCCCGCCGGGAGGCCATAGAGCAGGAGCGGGCCCAAAAGATGTCCCGGCTCTCGGCCCTTAACGCTCGGGCCGGTGAGTTGGAGCGCCAGGCCGAGGGGGCCCTCTCCCGGCTTGAGAGCGCGGACCCCCGGGCCCTGGAGCGCGCCATAAAGGAGCAGGAGACCCTGGCAGACAGCCTTGCCAAAAAGGCCGTGTCCCTTCGGGAGACCGCCGGGCTCCGGGCCCAGGAGCTGGCCGGGGCTCGGGAGGCTCTGCGTCTGGCAAAAGAAGCCGGCGCGGCGGCGAAGGCGGGGCTGGCTGGGTTCCGGGCGGAACACCCTGACCCACTGGACCTGCCCGCTCTCACTAAGGCGGCGAAGGACCTCCGGGAGGAGAGCCAGCGCAGTTCCCAGGCCATCGGCGAGACAAGGAGCGCCCTCAGATCCCGCCGTGCGGCCCTGGGCTCAATACGAGAGCTGGACCAAAAGATTTCCGGGCTCTCCGCCCGGTTCAGCCGGGTCTCCCGCCTGAGCCGGGCCCTCTCCGGGTCCAACCCCATGAAGACCCCAATTTTGCAGTACGTCCTGAGCGTTACCCTGGACGAGGTGCTGGTCTCCGCCAACCGCTTCTTCCAGCGGCTCTGCCGGGGACGCTATGCCTTACAGCTGGCGGACTGCCCCAGGGGCGGCGGGGCCATGGGCGGCCTGGATCTGGAGGTGCTGGACGGGGCCTCCATGCTGCCCCGGTCCATCGAGACCCTCTCCGGCGGCGAGCAGTTCCTGGCCTCCCTGTCCCTGGCCTTCGGGCTTTCGGAGGTGGTCCAAAGTCACAGCGGGGCGGTGGGCCTGGACTCCATCTTCATCGACGAGGGCTTTGGCTCCCTGGACTCCGAGACCCTGGACGCAGCCATGAAGGCCCTGGCCCTCCTACAGTCCGGCGGCCGCATGATAGGGGTCATCTCCCACGTGCAGGAGCTCCAGAGCCGCATAACAAATCGTCTCCAGGTTACCCAAACTCCAGAGGGCCATGCCAGGGCGAAGGTCATTATACCATAA
- a CDS encoding ribonuclease J: protein MTEVEKKNNRPRRSQTKELPRVGKISGPRQSGEKSAPKPAPQRRQTRNGQGGVQTRTNQGGAQNRQNQGGQTGRQRRPQGRQQSAQQERQNLGLGTAPMTAAAQRAQQQIAARGAAAAQPKRGRGRPRKSQKPPVKVYFLGGLNEIGKNFTLYECQGDMVIVDCGLAFPDEEMLGVDLVIPDFTFVEKNREKIRGVVITHGHEDHIGAVPYLLKKLNVPVYGTALTIGLIESKLKEHNLTASAKLKVTPPGSHIKLGCFEVEFIHVNHSIADSVALALHTPAGVLVHTGDFKIDCTPEEGEMIDLCRFAELGKEGVLALLMDSTNAERPGYTQTEQTVNNSLDALFMRAEGKRIIVATFASSISRVQMIINCAVKYGRKVALSGRSMVNVMGIASELGYLDIPDGVLVDLNLINRYEPGQLVLITTGSQGEPMSALTRMAFSDHRQVAIGPGDFIILSARPIPGNEKTVGAVVDELLKQGCTVIYESMYEVHVSGHACQEELKLIHGLVKPRFFIPVHGEQKHLQKHAGLAMAMGMDRKDIFIGDIGNVLELHEDHMKQLAEVPAGSVMVDGLGVGDVGSVVLRDRKHLAEDGLIVAVCSIESETGHVAAGPDIVSRGFVYVRENEPLMEEARRVVYRALEDCANHRVRDWSDMKQSVKDELSKFLYRKTQRNPMILPIIMEV from the coding sequence GTGACAGAAGTTGAAAAAAAGAATAACAGGCCCCGCAGGAGCCAGACAAAAGAGCTCCCCAGGGTGGGAAAAATATCGGGCCCGCGCCAGAGCGGCGAAAAATCCGCCCCCAAGCCGGCCCCCCAGCGCCGCCAGACCCGGAACGGCCAGGGCGGCGTTCAGACACGTACAAATCAGGGTGGGGCCCAGAACCGCCAAAACCAGGGCGGCCAGACCGGCCGGCAGCGCAGGCCCCAGGGCCGCCAGCAGAGCGCCCAGCAGGAGCGCCAGAACCTTGGGCTGGGCACGGCGCCTATGACCGCGGCGGCCCAGAGGGCCCAGCAGCAGATAGCCGCCAGGGGCGCGGCGGCAGCCCAGCCCAAGCGCGGAAGGGGCCGCCCAAGAAAGTCTCAGAAGCCCCCGGTGAAGGTGTACTTCTTAGGGGGGCTCAACGAGATAGGGAAGAACTTTACCCTCTATGAGTGCCAGGGGGATATGGTCATAGTGGACTGCGGCCTTGCTTTCCCGGACGAGGAGATGCTGGGCGTGGACCTGGTGATACCGGACTTTACTTTTGTAGAGAAGAACCGGGAGAAGATAAGGGGCGTGGTTATAACCCACGGACACGAGGACCATATCGGCGCGGTGCCATACCTTTTAAAGAAGCTCAACGTGCCGGTATACGGCACGGCCCTGACCATAGGGCTTATAGAGAGCAAATTGAAGGAGCACAACCTGACTGCTTCTGCAAAACTGAAGGTGACGCCTCCGGGCAGTCATATAAAGCTTGGATGCTTTGAGGTGGAGTTTATCCATGTGAACCACTCCATCGCCGACTCCGTGGCCCTGGCCCTGCACACCCCGGCGGGGGTGCTGGTGCACACCGGGGACTTCAAGATAGACTGCACCCCCGAGGAGGGGGAGATGATAGACCTCTGCCGCTTTGCGGAACTGGGCAAGGAGGGGGTATTGGCCTTACTCATGGATTCCACCAACGCCGAGCGTCCGGGCTATACCCAGACCGAGCAGACGGTGAACAACTCCCTGGACGCGCTATTCATGCGGGCCGAGGGCAAGCGGATAATTGTCGCCACCTTCGCCTCCAGCATCAGCCGGGTGCAGATGATAATAAACTGCGCGGTGAAATACGGGCGAAAGGTGGCCCTCTCCGGACGCAGCATGGTAAACGTGATGGGCATCGCCAGCGAGCTGGGGTATCTTGACATCCCTGACGGGGTGCTGGTGGACCTGAACCTTATAAACCGCTATGAGCCAGGACAGCTGGTGCTTATAACCACCGGCAGCCAGGGGGAGCCCATGTCGGCCCTGACCCGCATGGCCTTCTCCGACCACAGGCAGGTGGCCATAGGCCCCGGGGACTTTATAATACTGTCCGCCCGGCCAATACCCGGCAACGAGAAGACCGTGGGGGCCGTGGTAGACGAGCTTTTGAAGCAGGGGTGCACGGTGATATACGAGTCCATGTACGAGGTGCACGTGTCCGGCCACGCCTGTCAGGAGGAATTAAAGCTCATACACGGCCTTGTGAAGCCCAGGTTCTTTATTCCCGTGCATGGCGAGCAGAAGCATTTGCAGAAGCACGCGGGTTTAGCAATGGCCATGGGCATGGACCGCAAGGACATCTTTATCGGGGACATCGGCAACGTGCTGGAGCTGCACGAGGACCATATGAAACAGCTGGCGGAGGTGCCCGCGGGCAGCGTCATGGTGGACGGCCTGGGGGTCGGCGACGTGGGCAGCGTGGTCCTCCGGGACCGCAAGCACCTGGCGGAGGACGGACTTATCGTTGCGGTGTGCTCCATCGAGTCCGAGACCGGGCACGTGGCCGCCGGGCCCGATATCGTCTCCAGAGGGTTCGTATACGTGCGGGAGAACGAGCCGCTGATGGAGGAGGCCCGCCGGGTGGTCTATAGGGCCCTTGAGGACTGCGCGAACCACCGGGTGCGGGACTGGAGCGACATGAAGCAGAGCGTTAAAGACGAGCTGTCAAAGTTCCTGTACCGAAAGACCCAGAGAAATCCGATGATACTGCCCATAATCATGGAGGTATAA
- a CDS encoding D-alanyl-D-alanine carboxypeptidase family protein, with product MKFIRLLTAAILAVLTAALTALPAMAEGFTFNWDRGDEIYDGGLITAETDSGGPHCKSLFMLNIDTDTVVYTLNPDDPLPMASMTKIMTYIIAYENIPNIENTEITVPQAVADDLEGSGSSLAGVQVGEKLTGYQLLNLLMIPSGNDAAVTLMKYVDSQYASGQLVPPDAPDPEDPGAGEEDGQAVTAAGDYVVPEGGMTDYTGISYFVQLMNEKAEELGCKNTHFTNPHGLHNENHYTSARDMGRITQYAMKLPYFMDIVGEQDYSKEPTNVDPDGTWVSNTNRMILPFEDDYGNAYWYSYANGIKTGSHDQAGYCLAASATTFGYTYIVIAMGNMEGYERGVHEEMLDCRTLFRWAFTSLGKKTIASQGDIMSSVKLEYAYQKDELLLAASENVSVMLPDSVEQSSIVVTVDKPESVQAPIRKGEVIGTATLSYANEVIATVPVVATESVSRSDLIAGWEQGRKLLSSPWFVAIMAAIGALVVVYLILVVFYRRKQKQLKRVKKFRDM from the coding sequence ATGAAATTCATCCGCTTGCTGACGGCGGCAATTTTGGCCGTGCTGACGGCTGCATTGACAGCCCTGCCCGCCATGGCGGAGGGCTTCACCTTTAACTGGGACCGGGGGGACGAGATATACGACGGCGGGCTCATAACGGCGGAGACCGACAGCGGCGGGCCCCACTGCAAGTCCCTCTTCATGCTGAACATAGACACGGACACGGTGGTGTATACCCTGAACCCGGACGACCCCCTGCCCATGGCCTCCATGACGAAGATTATGACCTATATAATCGCCTATGAGAATATACCCAACATAGAAAACACGGAGATAACCGTGCCCCAGGCGGTAGCGGACGACCTTGAGGGCTCGGGCAGTTCGCTGGCGGGGGTGCAGGTGGGGGAGAAGCTTACGGGATATCAGCTTTTGAACCTTCTGATGATACCCTCCGGCAACGACGCGGCGGTGACGCTGATGAAGTATGTAGACAGCCAGTATGCCAGCGGCCAGCTTGTGCCCCCGGACGCGCCGGACCCCGAGGACCCGGGGGCGGGGGAGGAGGACGGACAGGCCGTGACAGCCGCCGGGGACTATGTTGTTCCCGAGGGGGGCATGACCGACTACACCGGCATCAGCTATTTTGTGCAGCTGATGAACGAGAAGGCCGAGGAGCTGGGGTGCAAGAACACCCACTTTACAAACCCCCACGGCCTTCATAACGAGAACCACTACACCTCTGCCCGGGACATGGGCAGGATAACCCAGTATGCCATGAAGCTGCCGTATTTTATGGATATAGTGGGGGAACAGGACTATAGCAAGGAGCCCACCAACGTAGACCCGGACGGCACCTGGGTGTCGAACACCAACCGTATGATACTGCCCTTTGAGGACGACTACGGCAATGCCTACTGGTACAGCTACGCCAACGGCATAAAAACCGGGTCCCACGACCAGGCGGGCTACTGCCTGGCGGCCTCGGCCACGACCTTTGGGTACACGTATATAGTTATAGCCATGGGCAATATGGAGGGGTACGAGCGGGGAGTGCACGAGGAGATGCTGGACTGCCGGACACTTTTCAGGTGGGCGTTCACAAGCCTTGGGAAGAAGACCATCGCCTCCCAGGGGGACATAATGAGCTCGGTGAAGCTGGAGTATGCCTATCAGAAGGACGAGCTGCTGCTGGCGGCCAGCGAGAACGTGAGCGTCATGCTGCCGGACAGCGTGGAGCAGAGCTCCATTGTGGTGACGGTGGACAAGCCGGAGAGCGTGCAGGCCCCCATACGCAAGGGGGAGGTTATCGGCACGGCGACCCTGAGCTATGCCAACGAGGTGATAGCCACGGTGCCGGTGGTGGCCACGGAGTCGGTATCGAGGAGCGACCTGATAGCGGGCTGGGAACAGGGAAGAAAGCTGCTCAGCTCCCCGTGGTTCGTGGCCATAATGGCGGCCATCGGGGCCCTGGTGGTGGTCTACCTGATACTGGTGGTCTTCTACCGCAGGAAACAGAAGCAGCTAAAAAGAGTGAAGAAGTTTAGGGACATGTAA
- the nifS gene encoding cysteine desulfurase NifS produces the protein MQVKRKVYADNAATTAVSEEVLAAMLPFYREVYGNPSSLYELGQQAKAPLEQARADVAACLGAKPNEIYFTSCGSESDNWAIKGAARAMRKKHGKAHIITSAFEHHAVLHTCQALEKEGFTVTYLPVHEDGLVRPEELSAAITDDTALVTIMYANNEIGTLQPIEELGRICKERSVLFHTDAVQAVGNVHIDVKSQNIDMLSLSGHKIHAPKGVGALYIRSGVLIENFMDGGAQERGRRAGTENVAQIVGLATAIKRATETIDERVARLTPMRDKLIDGVLKIDRSRLNGSREHRLPGNVSFCFQGVEGESLLLLLDMHGISGSSGSACTSGSLDPSHVLLSIGLPHEVAHGSLRLSFGDYNTMEDVDYILEVLPGIIERLRNMSPLWDAIQQCKVNYDKYM, from the coding sequence ATGCAGGTAAAAAGAAAAGTTTACGCCGACAACGCCGCCACCACTGCCGTATCGGAGGAGGTCCTGGCGGCAATGCTCCCCTTCTATAGGGAGGTGTACGGCAACCCCTCCAGTCTCTACGAGCTGGGCCAGCAGGCCAAGGCTCCCCTCGAGCAGGCGAGAGCCGACGTGGCCGCCTGTCTCGGCGCAAAGCCAAACGAGATATACTTCACCTCCTGCGGCAGCGAGAGCGACAACTGGGCCATAAAGGGCGCGGCCCGGGCAATGCGCAAAAAGCACGGCAAGGCCCATATAATCACCTCCGCCTTCGAGCACCACGCAGTGCTGCACACCTGCCAGGCTCTTGAGAAGGAGGGCTTCACTGTCACCTATCTCCCTGTCCATGAGGACGGCCTTGTGCGCCCGGAGGAGCTCTCCGCCGCCATAACTGACGATACCGCGCTGGTCACAATAATGTACGCCAACAACGAGATAGGCACCCTCCAGCCCATTGAGGAGCTGGGCCGCATATGCAAGGAGCGCAGCGTACTCTTCCACACCGACGCGGTCCAGGCCGTGGGCAACGTGCACATCGACGTGAAATCGCAAAATATAGACATGCTCTCCCTCTCCGGCCACAAGATACACGCCCCCAAGGGCGTGGGAGCGCTATACATCAGGAGCGGTGTGCTTATTGAGAACTTCATGGACGGCGGCGCTCAGGAGCGGGGCCGCCGGGCCGGCACCGAGAACGTGGCCCAGATAGTGGGCCTCGCCACGGCCATCAAGCGCGCCACCGAGACCATCGATGAGCGCGTGGCCCGCCTGACCCCCATGCGCGACAAGCTGATAGACGGCGTGCTGAAGATAGACCGTTCCCGCCTCAACGGCAGCCGCGAGCACAGGCTCCCCGGCAACGTCAGCTTCTGTTTCCAGGGCGTTGAGGGCGAGAGCCTCCTGCTCCTCCTGGATATGCACGGCATAAGCGGCTCCTCCGGCTCCGCCTGCACCAGCGGCTCTCTGGACCCCAGCCACGTGCTCCTCTCCATCGGCCTGCCCCACGAGGTGGCCCACGGCTCTTTGAGGCTCAGCTTCGGCGACTACAACACCATGGAGGACGTCGACTATATTCTGGAGGTCCTGCCGGGGATAATAGAGCGGCTTAGGAATATGTCGCCCCTTTGGGACGCTATTCAGCAGTGCAAGGTAAACTACGATAAATATATGTGA
- a CDS encoding exonuclease SbcCD subunit D produces MLIYHTSDWHLGRMLYGRSLLSDQEHFLYNVFLPAVEREHPAGVIIAGDIYDRQVAAIEAIRLFDGVLDRLVNLGCKVFAVSGNHDGAGRMAIMKSALRRSGVYIATTLEEAMEPVTLSEGGETVQLALLPYCDPSAVRDLLCDSDLRGETACMGALLDRIRPKLDPKLPRLLVAHCFAAGASLSDSESVFVGGSGQVSPEVFAGFDYVALGHLHGPQPAGENARYSGSPLKYSIGEAGQRKCFLRLEISHGRISCQERDITPLRDVRRIEGSFDELMSGSSEDYVELHLTDRDPVLLAAQRLRPRYPNLLSVTNSWTLKAPGERAGRLSGRDQQAVFTAFMKDVCGLETDGEDLELFREIWREVQP; encoded by the coding sequence ATGCTGATATATCACACCTCAGACTGGCACCTGGGCCGTATGCTCTACGGCCGCAGCCTTCTCTCCGACCAGGAGCACTTTCTCTATAACGTCTTCCTCCCCGCCGTGGAGCGGGAACACCCCGCCGGGGTTATAATCGCCGGGGACATATACGACCGCCAAGTGGCGGCCATAGAAGCCATCCGTCTGTTTGACGGCGTACTGGACCGTCTGGTAAACCTTGGCTGCAAGGTTTTTGCCGTCTCCGGCAACCACGACGGCGCGGGGCGCATGGCCATAATGAAAAGCGCCCTGAGAAGAAGCGGCGTGTACATAGCCACCACCCTGGAGGAGGCCATGGAGCCCGTCACCCTCTCAGAGGGTGGCGAGACCGTCCAGCTCGCCCTGCTGCCCTACTGCGACCCCTCCGCGGTTCGGGACCTCCTCTGTGACAGCGATCTGCGGGGGGAAACCGCCTGTATGGGCGCCCTTCTTGACCGGATAAGACCCAAGCTGGACCCAAAGCTGCCACGGCTGCTGGTGGCCCACTGCTTTGCCGCCGGGGCCTCTCTCAGCGACTCCGAGAGCGTGTTTGTGGGCGGCAGCGGCCAGGTGTCCCCAGAGGTTTTCGCCGGCTTTGACTACGTGGCCCTGGGCCACCTCCACGGCCCCCAGCCCGCCGGGGAAAACGCCCGGTACTCGGGCTCGCCCCTAAAGTATTCCATAGGCGAAGCGGGCCAGCGCAAGTGCTTTCTGCGCCTTGAGATATCCCACGGCAGGATAAGCTGCCAAGAGCGGGACATAACGCCACTTCGGGACGTGCGGAGAATAGAGGGCTCCTTCGACGAGCTCATGTCCGGCTCCTCAGAGGACTACGTGGAGCTGCACCTTACGGACCGGGACCCGGTGCTTCTTGCCGCCCAGCGCCTGCGCCCGAGATATCCGAACCTACTGTCCGTCACCAACAGCTGGACCCTGAAGGCCCCGGGGGAGCGGGCGGGCAGGCTCTCCGGCCGGGACCAGCAGGCGGTGTTCACCGCCTTTATGAAGGATGTCTGCGGCCTTGAGACAGATGGGGAGGACCTGGAACTGTTCAGAGAGATATGGAGGGAGGTACAGCCATGA
- a CDS encoding MBL fold metallo-hydrolase: MKVTFILHSGYFVELDSCCLLFDYWRGDIPQSDKPLYVFASHHHEDHFSPEVFKEARPGRRVRFILSKDIFESRVPEELREAALFVKPHETYELEGLRLATLKSTDEGVAFLVECEGKRIYHAGDLNCWVWEGAPKWQNDMMEKAYREELRLLEGKDIDVAFVPLDPRQDADFDLGMRYFFEAAGAEAAGAAHVFPMHMWEDYTVVPLFKGTPTYKEYAPRVMDVKEPGQVFEI, from the coding sequence ATGAAGGTCACGTTTATCCTGCACAGCGGCTATTTTGTGGAGCTTGACTCCTGCTGTCTGCTGTTCGACTACTGGAGGGGGGATATCCCACAGTCGGATAAGCCCCTATACGTGTTCGCGTCACACCACCACGAGGATCACTTTTCCCCGGAGGTGTTTAAGGAGGCCCGCCCCGGGCGGCGGGTGCGCTTTATTCTCTCGAAGGACATCTTTGAGAGCCGGGTGCCGGAGGAGCTTCGGGAGGCCGCTTTGTTCGTGAAGCCCCACGAGACCTACGAGCTGGAGGGCCTGCGGCTGGCCACCTTGAAGTCCACGGACGAGGGTGTGGCGTTCCTTGTGGAGTGTGAGGGCAAACGCATCTACCACGCCGGGGATCTGAACTGCTGGGTGTGGGAGGGGGCCCCCAAGTGGCAGAACGACATGATGGAAAAGGCGTATAGGGAGGAATTAAGACTCCTTGAGGGCAAGGACATCGACGTGGCCTTTGTGCCTCTGGACCCAAGGCAGGACGCGGACTTTGACCTTGGCATGAGGTACTTCTTCGAGGCGGCTGGAGCCGAAGCGGCTGGAGCCGCTCACGTGTTCCCCATGCATATGTGGGAGGACTATACGGTGGTGCCCCTCTTTAAGGGCACGCCCACATACAAGGAGTATGCTCCCCGTGTGATGGACGTGAAGGAGCCGGGACAGGTTTTCGAGATATAG